In Methanobacteriaceae archaeon, the following are encoded in one genomic region:
- a CDS encoding DNA-directed RNA polymerase subunit A', which translates to MKGILKKIAQINFGLLSPENIRRMSVTKIVTPDTYDEDGYPIEAGLMDPRLGVIDPGLRCRSCGSKGGDCQGHFGHINLARPVIHVGFADTIHKILRSTCSECGKVLLTETERIDYHDKIESRLQNEESITGLVKDVYTTARRDKCPQCDTEQEDIKIDKPVSIVEGNYKLTPSEVRERLEKIPEEDYIFLGINSKVARPEWMVLTVLPVPPVTVRPSITLETGERSEDDLTHKLVDILRINQRLKENMEAGAPQLIVEDLWELLQYHVTTYFDNEASGVPPARHRSGRPLKTLAQRLKGKEGRFRSNLSGKRVNFSARTVISPDPNISINEVGVPQMIATEVTVPIYVTEWNIEEMKKYILNGPNKHPGANYVIRPDGRKIRVYDETKEAIIEKLEPEFIVERHLMDGDIVLFNRQPSLHRMSMMAHEVKVLPYKTFRLNLCVCPPYNADFDGDEMNMHVFQTEESRAEAKSLMRVQEHILSPRFGGPIIGGIHDHISGAYLLTREGSKFKEDDVFQMLKRSQLPLPKPRNQEWTGKEVFSLLLPKDLNMVYRAEICRKCDECLREDCKNDAYVVIENGELKSGAIDEKAFGAFSGKILDSIVKEYGTERAREFLDSATKLAISGIMKRGFTTSTADEEIPQEAKDRIEELLSKAEEKVEMLIEAYRDDELEALPGRSLRETLEMKIMQVLGEARDKSGEIAESYFGMDNHAVIMALTGARGSMLNLTQIAACVGQQSVRGGRIERGYSKRTLPHFQEGELGAKASGFVHSSYKAGLDPLEFFFHAMGGREGLVDTAIRTAQSGYMQRRLVNALQDLSVSTDRTVRDNRGVVIQTHYGEDGIDPAKSDYGKVADIDRLIEEMRIKAKSSK; encoded by the coding sequence TTGAAAGGAATTTTAAAGAAGATCGCCCAGATCAACTTTGGCCTGCTATCCCCGGAAAACATCCGGAGAATGTCTGTCACCAAAATCGTGACCCCCGATACCTACGATGAAGATGGATACCCCATAGAAGCTGGTCTCATGGACCCCAGACTGGGGGTTATCGACCCAGGGCTCAGATGCCGATCCTGCGGTTCCAAAGGAGGAGACTGTCAGGGACACTTCGGACACATAAACCTGGCACGACCAGTAATTCATGTGGGATTCGCAGACACCATACACAAAATATTACGTTCAACCTGCAGTGAATGTGGAAAAGTACTACTAACAGAAACTGAAAGAATCGACTACCATGATAAAATAGAATCCCGACTCCAGAACGAGGAGAGCATCACCGGACTGGTGAAAGATGTATACACCACTGCTCGTCGTGATAAATGCCCCCAATGTGACACAGAACAGGAAGATATAAAAATAGACAAACCAGTTTCCATTGTGGAGGGCAATTACAAACTAACACCCAGCGAGGTTAGAGAAAGACTGGAGAAAATCCCTGAAGAAGATTACATCTTTCTGGGAATCAACTCCAAAGTAGCCCGACCAGAATGGATGGTACTAACTGTACTGCCAGTACCACCTGTTACTGTAAGGCCCTCCATAACCCTGGAAACAGGTGAAAGATCAGAGGATGACCTGACCCACAAACTGGTAGACATCCTGCGAATAAACCAGCGCTTAAAGGAAAACATGGAAGCTGGAGCACCACAACTCATTGTAGAGGATCTGTGGGAATTATTACAATATCATGTAACCACTTATTTTGATAATGAAGCATCAGGAGTACCCCCAGCCAGACACAGATCAGGAAGGCCTCTTAAAACACTAGCCCAGCGTTTGAAGGGTAAAGAGGGACGTTTCAGAAGTAACCTATCTGGTAAGAGGGTAAACTTCTCAGCCAGGACAGTTATCTCCCCGGACCCCAACATCAGTATCAATGAGGTGGGTGTGCCTCAGATGATCGCCACTGAGGTCACGGTACCCATCTACGTCACTGAATGGAACATTGAGGAAATGAAAAAATACATACTCAACGGACCAAATAAACACCCTGGAGCCAACTATGTCATCCGACCAGATGGTAGGAAGATCAGGGTCTATGATGAAACCAAGGAAGCCATCATAGAAAAACTGGAACCAGAATTTATAGTGGAACGACACCTAATGGATGGAGATATAGTATTATTTAACCGACAGCCCTCCCTGCACCGAATGTCCATGATGGCACATGAAGTGAAGGTTCTGCCCTATAAAACCTTCCGATTAAACCTATGTGTCTGCCCACCATACAATGCTGATTTTGATGGGGACGAAATGAACATGCACGTATTCCAGACTGAAGAATCACGTGCCGAGGCAAAATCCCTAATGAGAGTCCAGGAACACATCCTATCGCCTCGTTTCGGAGGTCCCATTATTGGAGGAATACACGATCACATATCCGGAGCATACCTACTCACAAGGGAAGGATCAAAATTCAAAGAGGACGATGTCTTCCAGATGCTCAAAAGATCCCAGTTGCCACTACCCAAACCCCGAAACCAGGAGTGGACTGGTAAAGAAGTATTCAGTTTACTGTTACCAAAAGACCTGAACATGGTATACAGGGCAGAAATCTGCCGTAAATGTGATGAATGCTTGAGAGAAGACTGTAAAAACGATGCTTACGTGGTTATAGAAAATGGTGAACTTAAATCCGGTGCCATTGACGAAAAAGCATTCGGAGCGTTCTCTGGTAAAATCCTGGATTCCATAGTCAAGGAATATGGAACTGAAAGGGCCAGAGAATTCCTGGATTCAGCCACAAAACTGGCTATATCAGGTATTATGAAAAGAGGGTTCACCACCAGTACTGCAGATGAAGAAATACCTCAGGAAGCCAAAGACCGTATCGAGGAACTCCTCTCCAAGGCAGAAGAAAAGGTTGAAATGCTTATTGAAGCTTACCGTGATGATGAACTGGAAGCTTTACCTGGCCGCAGTCTCAGGGAAACCCTGGAGATGAAGATCATGCAAGTATTGGGTGAAGCTAGGGACAAATCAGGTGAAATCGCAGAAAGCTACTTTGGGATGGACAACCACGCAGTTATAATGGCACTGACTGGTGCTCGTGGATCCATGCTGAACCTGACCCAGATCGCAGCTTGTGTGGGACAACAATCTGTTCGTGGGGGTCGAATTGAAAGGGGTTACAGTAAAAGAACCCTTCCGCACTTCCAAGAAGGTGAACTTGGTGCTAAAGCTAGTGGATTTGTCCACTCCAGTTACAAGGCCGGACTAGACCCATTGGAATTCTTCTTCCATGCCATGGGAGGACGTGAAGGTCTGGTGGACACAGCTATCCGTACAGCTCAGAGTGGATACATGCAACGTCGACTGGTAAACGCTTTACAGGATCTTTCGGTCAGCACTGACAGAACAGTCCGTGACAACCGGGGAGTGGTTATACAAACCCACTATGGCGAAGACGGAATAGACCCGGCTAAAAGTGACTATGGAAAAGTAGCAGATATTGATCGTTTAATAGAGGAGATGCGTATTAAAGCTAAATCCAGCAAATAA
- the rpoA2 gene encoding DNA-directed RNA polymerase subunit A'', whose amino-acid sequence MDIEKVEKVVKKKRAKFPEKLIQEIAEAAERHALDDKELDELVKEIKKAYSRSEVEPGEAVGTVAAQSVGEPGTQMTMRTFHYAGVAELNVTLGLPRLIEIVDARKKISTPTMAIYFDEEHASDEEFVRTIANRIGKITLNDILKDFNVNYASMNMSVEIDEELVKEKRLDYTEVLAKIEKAFKSVEINKNLLSFEPKITDPKHAIRELRLLADKVRDLQISGIKNIGKVVIRKEGQEWVIHTEGSNLGAVLKMEGVDRVRTTTNDIHEVEKVLGIEAARNAIIHEAQTTMEEQGLTVDVRHIMLVADMMTADGIVKSIGRHGISGEKASVLARASFEETGKHLLRASIRGEVDHLTGIIENIIIGQPIPLGTGSVGVIMKEK is encoded by the coding sequence GTGGACATCGAGAAAGTTGAAAAGGTGGTCAAAAAGAAAAGGGCCAAATTTCCAGAGAAACTCATTCAGGAAATAGCTGAAGCTGCCGAAAGGCACGCATTGGATGATAAAGAACTGGATGAACTGGTTAAAGAAATAAAAAAAGCTTACTCACGCTCTGAAGTGGAGCCTGGTGAAGCAGTGGGCACGGTAGCTGCCCAATCAGTGGGAGAACCAGGTACGCAGATGACCATGCGTACCTTTCACTATGCAGGAGTGGCTGAGTTAAACGTTACCCTGGGGTTACCTCGACTAATTGAGATCGTGGACGCCCGTAAGAAGATATCCACACCAACCATGGCCATCTACTTTGATGAAGAACATGCCAGTGATGAGGAGTTTGTGCGCACCATCGCCAACCGTATAGGTAAGATCACCTTAAATGACATCCTCAAAGACTTCAATGTCAATTACGCCAGTATGAACATGAGCGTGGAGATAGATGAAGAGCTGGTGAAGGAGAAACGTCTGGATTATACAGAAGTTTTGGCCAAGATAGAAAAAGCTTTTAAAAGTGTAGAAATAAATAAAAACCTGCTGAGTTTTGAACCTAAGATTACTGATCCTAAACATGCCATTAGGGAACTCCGACTTTTAGCTGATAAGGTTCGCGATCTCCAGATTAGTGGAATTAAGAACATAGGAAAGGTCGTGATCCGGAAAGAAGGGCAAGAATGGGTTATACATACTGAAGGTTCAAATCTGGGCGCTGTCCTGAAAATGGAAGGTGTAGATCGCGTTAGAACAACCACTAACGATATACATGAGGTTGAAAAGGTTTTAGGAATAGAAGCCGCTCGTAACGCTATTATACACGAAGCCCAGACCACTATGGAAGAACAGGGACTCACAGTGGATGTGCGGCATATTATGCTGGTGGCAGATATGATGACTGCCGATGGTATAGTAAAATCCATAGGACGTCACGGTATCAGCGGTGAAAAAGCCAGTGTTCTGGCCAGAGCATCCTTCGAAGAAACTGGTAAACACCTTCTCCGGGCCAGTATTCGGGGTGAGGTGGATCATCTCACTGGAATAATAGAAAACATTATAATCGGGCAGCCAATACCACTGGGAACAGGTTCAGTTGGCGTCATCATGAAAGAGAAATAA
- a CDS encoding 50S ribosomal protein L30e — protein sequence MDVERGIRVAVDTGNVTLGSKKTIQALKLGKGKLVIIAENCPKEAKEDVMQYSELSDIPVITFEGSSVDLGSVCGKPFTVAAMMVNDPGDSTILEIVG from the coding sequence ATGGACGTAGAGAGAGGAATACGAGTAGCAGTAGACACAGGTAATGTCACACTGGGATCCAAAAAAACAATCCAAGCCCTGAAGCTTGGAAAAGGGAAACTAGTCATCATAGCAGAAAATTGCCCAAAAGAGGCCAAAGAAGACGTGATGCAGTACTCAGAGTTATCAGACATCCCAGTTATCACCTTTGAAGGCAGTAGCGTGGATTTAGGATCAGTATGTGGGAAACCATTCACTGTAGCCGCAATGATGGTGAATGATCCTGGAGATTCTACCATACTAGAAATCGTGGGGTAA
- a CDS encoding NusA-like transcription termination signal-binding factor, with protein sequence MTIKFSTHEIRYIALFESMTGATVKDCLVDDENGKITFLVKRGDMGLAIGKRGSTVSKVQKTVDKGVEVIEHSDDPAEFIANLVAPAKMRSIRILQKENGEKIATLEADSRNKRTAIGKGGQNIERARVLAKRQHNINNIVIK encoded by the coding sequence GTGACCATCAAATTCAGCACCCATGAAATTAGATACATAGCCCTCTTTGAAAGCATGACCGGGGCCACAGTGAAAGATTGCCTGGTGGATGATGAAAACGGCAAGATCACATTCCTGGTGAAAAGAGGAGACATGGGTTTGGCTATAGGGAAAAGAGGGAGCACTGTTAGTAAGGTGCAAAAAACTGTGGACAAGGGTGTGGAGGTAATTGAACACTCTGATGATCCTGCAGAATTTATAGCTAATCTAGTGGCCCCCGCCAAAATGAGGAGTATAAGAATACTTCAAAAAGAAAACGGCGAGAAAATAGCCACATTAGAAGCTGATTCTAGGAATAAAAGGACTGCTATTGGAAAAGGCGGGCAAAATATTGAAAGAGCCCGGGTACTGGCCAAAAGGCAGCACAATATAAATAATATAGTTATAAAATAA
- a CDS encoding 30S ribosomal protein S12, with product MPGLFAAKKLKKNRQNFRWKDTEYKRKALRLDVKADPLEGAPQARGIVIEKVGIEAKQPNSAIRKCVRVQLIKNGKQLTAFAPGDGAIGFIDEHDEVVIEGIGGPSGRSMGDIPGVRWKVTKVNNVALEEMVKGKIEKPVR from the coding sequence TTGCCAGGATTATTTGCAGCGAAAAAGCTTAAAAAGAACAGACAAAACTTCCGGTGGAAAGACACGGAATACAAACGCAAAGCATTACGCTTGGATGTGAAAGCAGACCCACTAGAAGGCGCACCCCAGGCACGGGGAATTGTTATAGAAAAGGTGGGAATTGAGGCCAAACAGCCTAACTCTGCTATAAGGAAATGTGTGCGAGTTCAGCTCATTAAAAATGGTAAACAACTAACAGCATTCGCACCAGGAGACGGTGCTATTGGATTCATAGATGAACACGATGAAGTGGTCATTGAAGGAATAGGCGGACCATCAGGAAGGTCCATGGGAGACATTCCTGGAGTCCGATGGAAAGTCACCAAAGTTAACAATGTAGCCCTGGAAGAAATGGTTAAGGGTAAAATAGAAAAACCAGTGAGATAA
- a CDS encoding 30S ribosomal protein S7, whose product MSFKVFDSWELDEVKVEDLGLVNYICLDEIMVPHTMGRHVKRQFAKSRVSIVERLINKIMRTERNSGKKNKAYNIVKEAFTVINQRTKENPVQVLVKAVENAAPREETTRIKYGGIGYQVAVDIAPQRRVDLAIGFITKGALQSAFKRKKSAGECLAEELLLAAEADTRSFSVGKKEEKERVARSAH is encoded by the coding sequence ATGAGCTTCAAAGTATTTGATAGTTGGGAACTGGACGAAGTCAAGGTAGAGGACCTGGGACTGGTCAACTACATCTGCCTGGATGAAATAATGGTCCCCCACACCATGGGAAGACACGTCAAGAGACAGTTCGCCAAATCAAGAGTATCAATTGTGGAAAGATTAATTAACAAAATCATGAGAACCGAAAGGAACTCCGGTAAGAAAAACAAAGCTTACAACATAGTTAAAGAAGCATTCACTGTAATAAACCAGCGTACCAAGGAAAATCCGGTACAGGTACTGGTTAAAGCCGTGGAAAACGCAGCTCCCCGAGAAGAAACAACCCGTATCAAATACGGGGGAATTGGTTACCAAGTGGCAGTGGACATAGCACCGCAACGCAGAGTGGACTTAGCCATAGGATTCATAACCAAAGGAGCTTTACAATCCGCATTTAAGAGGAAAAAATCCGCCGGAGAATGCCTGGCCGAGGAATTGTTACTGGCAGCAGAAGCAGACACCAGAAGTTTCTCAGTAGGTAAGAAGGAGGAAAAAGAGCGAGTGGCCAGATCAGCCCATTAA